From one Geoalkalibacter halelectricus genomic stretch:
- a CDS encoding CopG family ribbon-helix-helix protein: MAKTKIAVTLDEKIVNEVDQLVSRRAFPSRSRIIEDAVREKLARMARNRLAQECTKLDPRFEKSLAEEGLGEELAEWPEY; this comes from the coding sequence ATGGCTAAAACGAAAATCGCCGTCACTCTTGACGAAAAAATCGTGAACGAAGTCGATCAACTGGTCAGCCGACGGGCCTTTCCAAGTCGCAGCCGCATCATCGAGGACGCGGTCCGCGAAAAATTGGCGCGGATGGCGCGCAATCGACTGGCACAGGAATGCACCAAACTCGACCCAAGGTTTGAAAAAAGTCTGGCCGAGGAAGGGTTGGGGGAGGAGCTTGCCGAATGGCCGGAATACTGA
- a CDS encoding type II toxin-antitoxin system PemK/MazF family toxin encodes MKRGDLVQVALPGAFGKPRPALIVQSDLFAAHPSVTICLLTSHPQPTPLFRHTIEPNPENGLTTVSQIQVDKLMTLPRAKLGQVIGRLTKQQMQEVTQLLALWVGIAG; translated from the coding sequence ATGAAACGCGGCGATCTCGTCCAGGTGGCCCTGCCCGGCGCTTTCGGAAAACCGCGTCCCGCTCTTATCGTTCAGTCCGATCTATTTGCCGCCCACCCCAGCGTCACCATTTGTCTGCTCACCAGCCATCCGCAACCCACGCCCCTGTTCCGCCACACCATTGAACCCAACCCTGAAAACGGCCTGACAACGGTATCGCAGATTCAGGTTGATAAACTCATGACCCTGCCACGCGCCAAGCTGGGTCAGGTTATCGGCCGCCTGACCAAACAGCAGATGCAGGAAGTGACGCAGTTGTTGGCCCTGTGGGTGGGGATTGCCGGGTAG
- a CDS encoding antitoxin MazE family protein produces the protein MQPKTKSSRDRVRDHRRRMRSAGFKSIQVWVPDPNAPGFAEECRRQSLIIRQDRSDAQDLEQLIEVADWSEE, from the coding sequence ATGCAGCCCAAGACAAAATCATCGAGAGACCGTGTGCGGGATCACCGACGGCGTATGCGGAGTGCAGGCTTCAAATCGATACAGGTGTGGGTACCGGACCCCAATGCACCCGGATTTGCCGAAGAATGCCGCAGGCAATCCCTGATCATCCGCCAGGATCGCAGCGACGCTCAGGATCTTGAGCAGTTGATTGAAGTCGCCGACTGGTCCGAGGAATGA
- a CDS encoding nucleotidyltransferase domain-containing protein, producing the protein MVDTETLQAAARKLAAKFSPERIILFGSQARGEADERSDVDLLVITPIRGSRRAMMVAMDRELRGSGFARDIIILTPDEFERDRDIPGTVARPAWKEGVVLYARH; encoded by the coding sequence ATGGTCGACACCGAGACACTTCAAGCCGCCGCACGAAAACTCGCGGCAAAGTTTTCACCGGAGCGCATCATTCTCTTCGGTTCTCAGGCACGCGGAGAAGCCGATGAGCGCAGCGACGTCGATCTTCTGGTCATAACGCCGATTCGCGGCAGCCGTCGCGCGATGATGGTTGCCATGGACCGTGAACTACGCGGCAGCGGCTTCGCCCGCGACATCATCATTCTTACCCCCGACGAATTCGAACGTGACCGCGACATCCCCGGAACCGTCGCTCGACCTGCCTGGAAGGAAGGGGTCGTCCTTTATGCCCGCCACTGA
- a CDS encoding type II toxin-antitoxin system RelE/ParE family toxin: MRKILLSPRAKLDLSEIWDYTLLQWGVEQAENYVRELWSAMEDAAANPKKCTDIDDVRAGYRKSRVGSHVIFFQISDDAIDIARILHQKMDFHRHLQP; this comes from the coding sequence ATGAGGAAAATCCTTTTATCGCCGCGGGCCAAGTTGGATTTGAGTGAAATTTGGGATTACACCCTTTTGCAATGGGGCGTCGAGCAAGCCGAAAATTATGTGCGGGAACTCTGGTCCGCCATGGAAGACGCCGCCGCAAACCCCAAAAAATGCACCGATATTGACGACGTAAGAGCCGGATACCGAAAATCCAGAGTCGGCTCTCACGTCATCTTCTTCCAAATATCAGATGACGCGATCGACATAGCGCGAATATTGCACCAGAAAATGGATTTTCATCGCCACCTTCAGCCATAG
- a CDS encoding type II toxin-antitoxin system ParD family antitoxin, with translation MATMNISLPDQMKSWVEECVKSGRYANASDYVRDLIRQDHMKLETLRQALIQGENSGPSTGMDIEDFIAKKKTSLAL, from the coding sequence ATGGCGACAATGAATATTTCTTTGCCCGACCAGATGAAATCCTGGGTCGAAGAATGCGTAAAATCCGGACGATACGCCAACGCATCCGACTATGTTCGCGATCTCATCCGGCAGGATCATATGAAGCTGGAGACATTGCGGCAGGCGTTGATCCAGGGAGAAAATTCCGGCCCTTCCACCGGCATGGACATCGAGGACTTCATCGCGAAGAAAAAGACCTCTCTCGCGCTATGA
- a CDS encoding SEC-C metal-binding domain-containing protein — protein sequence MSNFGNYDGRSDDPIDLERLLPAAVARILKDEDPVGFRTWLAANLHDYAGEMLKSAPAEMFRAMAVSLSFMIWNALPLPGNEFRPQPLDKPERNDPCPCGSGLKYKKCCSGAPPVPSLDTMLFWPLVLQNLPEARILQAAAQGQIPLEGLTLVAMHMMDEDRAREAIEILRPHFQQLPKKSRPMDDMALQILCDAFDALDLRDDKLALLERVTRESPRSPLRAGAWQRLAVIRIDEDNLTDAAQALENAMRDDPDEPSSAIIELQLLARQENWALIKARAQFWLRKLNRPGYDPEAVESLVNLLEEAVENPQGVREMLEESYEDFAAREDLDEFCVRLLDWIAKGERRPLPAYRAMEEEDGADDEQQLKRRLRGMGLGDKDIAEALAMLEEQKEQLLEEDDLSEEPDEEDFSLILAPPPALEDVETQWQRIFDLGKPFGTQEISDEDWDGWEPGKVEAWLTFLEKHPEAIDSLEIIDDLLSALFLHPAWPIAAMIFEGVTPLLGRAAAIVEQSTAGLEQPLLRWNRTENRPALRSLCRLYVLERHGRENLKEAERLALEMIRLNPHDNHGLRSELMNDLLRRGENEKALELARCYPDDLFAETRYGMLLALYRLGRLHSAQDVAEQAVEKLPLVARFLVRARAKKPKTSGYGISVGGEDQAWLYREEMRDAWQETPGALDWLKKIMKLKGVRA from the coding sequence ATGTCGAATTTTGGAAACTACGATGGCCGCAGCGACGACCCCATCGATCTTGAGCGCCTGCTGCCCGCCGCCGTCGCGCGGATTCTCAAGGACGAGGATCCGGTCGGATTCCGCACCTGGCTGGCCGCCAACCTGCACGATTATGCCGGTGAAATGCTAAAGAGCGCACCCGCCGAGATGTTTCGGGCCATGGCCGTGTCGCTGAGCTTCATGATCTGGAACGCCCTGCCTCTGCCCGGCAACGAATTTCGGCCCCAGCCCCTGGACAAGCCCGAACGCAACGATCCTTGTCCATGCGGCTCGGGATTGAAATACAAGAAATGTTGCAGCGGCGCGCCCCCGGTTCCTTCCCTCGACACCATGCTTTTCTGGCCGCTGGTCCTGCAAAATCTGCCCGAAGCCCGAATTCTGCAAGCGGCCGCCCAGGGGCAGATTCCCCTGGAGGGCCTTACCCTGGTCGCCATGCACATGATGGACGAGGACCGCGCCCGAGAGGCCATCGAAATCTTGCGCCCGCATTTCCAGCAACTGCCGAAAAAATCGCGCCCCATGGATGACATGGCCCTTCAGATTCTGTGCGACGCCTTCGACGCGCTGGATCTGCGCGACGACAAGCTTGCTCTGCTTGAACGCGTCACCCGGGAGAGCCCCAGATCCCCCCTGCGCGCCGGAGCCTGGCAGCGCCTGGCCGTCATCCGCATCGACGAGGACAACCTCACCGACGCCGCGCAAGCCTTGGAGAACGCCATGCGCGACGATCCCGACGAACCCAGCAGCGCCATCATCGAACTGCAATTGCTGGCCAGACAGGAGAACTGGGCCTTGATCAAAGCGCGGGCGCAATTCTGGCTGCGCAAACTTAATCGCCCCGGCTACGACCCCGAGGCGGTGGAGTCCCTCGTCAATCTGCTGGAGGAGGCGGTTGAAAATCCACAGGGCGTGCGTGAAATGCTGGAAGAGTCCTACGAGGATTTCGCCGCCCGAGAAGATCTCGATGAATTCTGCGTGCGCCTGCTCGACTGGATCGCCAAGGGCGAGCGTCGCCCCCTGCCCGCCTATCGCGCGATGGAGGAAGAAGACGGCGCCGATGACGAGCAACAACTCAAGAGAAGGTTACGCGGCATGGGCCTCGGCGACAAAGACATTGCCGAAGCCCTGGCCATGCTCGAAGAGCAAAAAGAGCAACTGCTCGAGGAGGATGACCTGTCCGAGGAGCCCGACGAGGAGGATTTCAGCCTGATTCTCGCTCCACCGCCGGCGCTGGAAGATGTTGAGACGCAATGGCAGCGGATCTTCGACCTGGGCAAGCCTTTCGGCACTCAGGAGATTTCCGACGAAGACTGGGACGGCTGGGAGCCCGGCAAAGTGGAGGCTTGGCTGACATTTCTCGAAAAGCACCCCGAGGCGATCGACAGCCTGGAGATCATCGATGATCTGTTAAGCGCCCTGTTCCTGCATCCCGCATGGCCCATCGCCGCCATGATTTTTGAGGGCGTTACGCCCCTTCTTGGGCGCGCCGCCGCCATCGTCGAACAGAGCACGGCCGGACTTGAGCAGCCGCTTCTGCGCTGGAACCGCACAGAAAACCGCCCGGCCCTGCGTAGCCTCTGTCGGCTTTATGTCCTGGAGCGCCACGGGCGTGAGAACCTCAAGGAGGCCGAACGCCTGGCCCTGGAGATGATTCGTCTCAATCCCCACGACAATCACGGCTTGCGCAGTGAATTGATGAACGATCTGCTGCGCCGAGGCGAAAACGAAAAAGCCCTGGAACTCGCCCGATGCTATCCCGACGACCTCTTTGCCGAGACCCGTTACGGGATGCTCCTCGCCCTCTACCGTTTGGGACGGCTGCACAGCGCCCAGGACGTCGCCGAACAGGCGGTCGAAAAACTCCCGCTGGTCGCCCGTTTCCTGGTGCGCGCCCGGGCGAAAAAGCCCAAAACCTCCGGTTACGGCATCAGCGTCGGCGGCGAGGATCAAGCCTGGCTCTACCGTGAAGAGATGCGCGATGCCTGGCAGGAAACTCCCGGAGCACTGGATTGGCTGAAAAAAATCATGAAACTCAAGGGCGTCAGGGCTTAA
- a CDS encoding sensor histidine kinase, whose protein sequence is MDGGSEDLLHRVQRVLCETDLDFCRQALEILKVLASRLPISQASLSLIDAHLANLPAVLRSSGQGCLTPDSADIQPDAGWHPLLDGGTLILPLQQGTRLLGRLGLHGLPHPDALALRQTDLQLICAQLSLLALGELRLQQERRKNTRLRFLTEITRRINQAGSVAQMCAELLATLVREGKVVLAAVYPTTSEADAQPPQVETAVDYRSARACLHQLAAALHAEALGAGRIVQRDQFDQEPFRHLDPPFSALALPLEFNGRILGTLVLIFSNQPQTSALLTPEHDKPFFCDLAVQVAEAWGRISALQSLAQVSRENDRKLREISFLYHISRAMHGTRGLDELVHFILSVTVLPEGPGCERAMIFMINERSRFLQGMLGITHDSSPGAWTPRIAQSDLAQPLVPAEVQLEQKKSALSRLVQQQRLPLDDPRSPVARAAREGRAVLVQAGQDPASAIGDLKLGTHICVPLRGRDRILAVLITDNCTSAMHLDQVDRRFLELFANQVGAAMESAMLVQQIKNAHHDLRVAQENLLQTEKLATLGEFAASVAHELKNPLVCVGGFAQRLLKQVPEQTRAWDYAEIIAREVRRVEDMLNNILSFSKRRMMCFSECNIIEVIGSALTLLSRELTEADITIVQQLDPDIQPIIGDHAQLRQVLINLFSNARDAMSAGGTLTVRAYPSTLRGDPAVTVEVADTGGGIPDDVLRNIFNPFFTTKSGGTGLGLPISHRIMEHHRGTLSVVNNAQGATFTLQLPQARQRFIPA, encoded by the coding sequence ATGGACGGTGGAAGCGAGGATCTGCTGCATCGCGTGCAGCGGGTTCTTTGTGAAACGGATCTGGACTTTTGCCGCCAGGCCCTGGAGATCCTCAAGGTTCTTGCCTCCCGTCTGCCCATCTCCCAAGCCTCCCTGAGCCTCATCGACGCACACCTCGCCAACCTGCCGGCGGTGCTGCGCTCATCCGGCCAGGGCTGCCTGACGCCCGACTCGGCCGACATCCAGCCAGACGCGGGCTGGCATCCGCTGCTCGACGGCGGCACCCTGATTCTGCCCTTACAGCAAGGCACGCGCCTGCTCGGCCGTCTCGGCCTCCACGGCCTCCCGCACCCCGACGCCCTCGCGCTCCGGCAAACCGATCTGCAACTCATCTGCGCGCAGCTAAGCCTTCTGGCCCTCGGCGAACTGCGCTTGCAGCAGGAACGGCGGAAAAACACCCGACTGCGGTTTTTGACCGAAATCACCCGGCGCATCAACCAGGCCGGCAGCGTTGCCCAAATGTGCGCCGAGCTGCTCGCGACCCTGGTACGCGAGGGCAAGGTGGTGCTGGCCGCGGTTTACCCCACGACCTCCGAGGCCGATGCGCAGCCCCCGCAGGTGGAAACGGCGGTGGATTACCGCTCGGCGCGCGCCTGCCTGCATCAGCTCGCCGCCGCCTTGCATGCCGAAGCCCTCGGTGCCGGCCGGATCGTGCAGCGCGACCAGTTCGACCAGGAACCCTTTCGGCACCTGGACCCGCCCTTTTCGGCCCTGGCCCTGCCCCTCGAGTTTAACGGGCGTATCCTCGGCACCCTGGTTCTTATTTTCAGCAACCAGCCCCAGACCTCCGCCCTGCTTACGCCGGAGCACGACAAACCGTTTTTTTGCGACCTCGCCGTGCAGGTCGCCGAAGCCTGGGGACGCATCTCCGCCCTGCAGAGCCTGGCGCAGGTGTCGCGTGAGAACGATCGCAAGCTGCGCGAAATCTCCTTTCTCTACCACATCTCCCGCGCCATGCACGGCACCCGCGGCCTAGACGAGTTGGTGCACTTCATCCTTTCGGTCACCGTGCTGCCGGAAGGCCCCGGGTGCGAGCGCGCCATGATCTTCATGATCAACGAGCGCAGTCGCTTTCTCCAGGGCATGCTCGGCATCACCCACGACAGCAGCCCGGGCGCCTGGACGCCGCGCATCGCCCAGAGCGATCTCGCCCAACCCCTGGTGCCGGCGGAGGTGCAACTGGAGCAAAAAAAATCGGCCTTGAGTCGTCTGGTGCAACAGCAGCGCCTGCCCCTCGATGACCCACGCAGCCCGGTGGCGCGCGCCGCCCGCGAAGGGCGCGCGGTCCTGGTTCAGGCCGGCCAGGATCCCGCCAGCGCCATCGGCGATCTCAAACTCGGCACCCACATCTGCGTGCCCCTGCGCGGGCGCGATCGCATTCTGGCGGTGCTGATCACCGACAACTGCACCAGCGCCATGCACCTCGACCAGGTCGATCGACGCTTTCTTGAACTCTTCGCCAATCAGGTCGGGGCGGCCATGGAAAGTGCCATGCTCGTACAGCAGATCAAAAACGCCCATCACGACCTGCGCGTCGCCCAGGAGAACCTGCTGCAAACGGAAAAACTCGCCACCCTGGGTGAATTCGCCGCCTCGGTCGCCCACGAGCTGAAAAACCCCCTGGTGTGCGTCGGCGGTTTCGCCCAGCGCCTGCTCAAACAGGTCCCCGAGCAAACCCGCGCCTGGGACTACGCCGAGATCATCGCCCGCGAGGTGCGCCGCGTCGAGGACATGCTCAACAACATCCTCTCCTTTTCCAAGCGCCGCATGATGTGCTTTTCCGAATGCAACATCATCGAGGTCATCGGCTCGGCCTTAACCCTTCTCAGCCGTGAGCTGACCGAAGCCGACATCACCATCGTGCAGCAGCTCGACCCCGACATCCAACCCATCATCGGCGACCATGCGCAACTGCGCCAGGTGCTCATCAACCTGTTCAGCAACGCCCGCGACGCCATGAGCGCGGGCGGCACCCTGACCGTGCGCGCCTACCCCTCGACCCTGCGCGGCGACCCGGCGGTCACCGTCGAGGTCGCCGACACCGGCGGCGGCATTCCCGACGACGTGCTGCGCAACATCTTCAACCCCTTCTTCACCACCAAATCCGGCGGCACCGGCCTGGGCCTGCCCATCTCGCACCGCATCATGGAGCATCACCGCGGCACCCTGTCGGTGGTCAACAACGCGCAGGGCGCGACCTTCACCCTGCAACTTCCCCAGGCCCGCCAGCGCTTCATTCCCGCATGA
- the dksA gene encoding RNA polymerase-binding protein DksA has protein sequence MEKQKLEEFRQILQNQLNELLREAGKTVSEMTTEKSNLPDITDLATVESDRNFELRIRDRERKLIKKIREAIERIDSGEFGVCEACEEDIGEARLRARPVTTLCIDCKTEQERQEKIG, from the coding sequence ATGGAAAAGCAGAAGTTGGAAGAGTTTCGCCAGATCCTTCAGAATCAGCTAAACGAGCTGCTGCGCGAGGCGGGCAAGACCGTTTCGGAGATGACCACCGAAAAATCCAACCTGCCCGACATCACCGATCTGGCCACGGTCGAGTCCGACCGCAACTTCGAGTTGCGCATTCGCGACCGCGAGCGCAAGCTGATCAAAAAGATTCGCGAGGCCATCGAGCGCATCGACAGCGGCGAATTCGGCGTCTGCGAGGCCTGCGAGGAAGACATCGGCGAAGCCCGCCTGCGCGCCCGCCCGGTCACAACCCTGTGCATCGACTGCAAAACCGAGCAGGAACGCCAGGAAAAAATCGGTTGA
- the lspA gene encoding signal peptidase II, whose product MAIKYRILLATLALVVPLDQLTKIYIDRNFALYESVVVIENFFRITYVRNPGAAFGILADSAMRIPFFITVATLATIGILWYISRLEPQLKWLPLALALVLAGAVGNLIDRVRLGEVIDFIDVHWYQYHWPAFNVADSAITVGVVMLLIDMWREEKRKKAHQPRN is encoded by the coding sequence TTGGCCATCAAATACCGTATTCTACTGGCGACCCTGGCCCTGGTGGTGCCCCTCGACCAGTTGACCAAGATCTACATCGACCGCAACTTCGCTCTATATGAGTCGGTGGTGGTGATCGAGAACTTTTTTCGCATCACCTACGTGCGCAACCCCGGCGCCGCTTTCGGCATCCTGGCCGACAGCGCCATGCGCATTCCATTTTTTATCACCGTGGCCACCCTAGCCACAATCGGCATTCTCTGGTATATTTCCCGCCTGGAACCGCAGCTTAAGTGGCTACCCCTGGCGCTCGCCCTGGTTCTGGCCGGCGCCGTCGGCAATCTCATCGATCGCGTCCGCCTCGGCGAAGTCATCGACTTCATTGATGTTCATTGGTACCAGTACCACTGGCCGGCGTTCAACGTCGCCGATTCCGCCATCACCGTCGGCGTCGTCATGCTGCTCATCGACATGTGGCGCGAGGAAAAGCGGAAAAAAGCGCACCAGCCCCGCAACTAA
- the ileS gene encoding isoleucine--tRNA ligase — MDYKESLNLPQTDFPMRANLPQREPEILKRWQDMKLYEKIEEAGAGRPRFTLHDGPPYANGHIHIGHALNKILKDIVIKSRRMQGYHAPYVPGWDCHGLPIELKVDQQLGARKKELSKADIRRECRTYADTWVATQGEEFQRLGVLGEWDNPYLTMHTGYEAATARELARFAERGSLYKGKKPIHWCASCVTALAEAEVEYADHSSPSVYVKFPYRQELPPDYAQLADKPLSFVIWTTTPWTIPANLGVCLNPDLPYVAVDIGAERLVVAEGLLETVMKDLGISDFHVAAALDARAFEGRACRHPFHDRDSLLILGDHVTLEAGTGCVHTAPGHGQDDYVVGLKYGLDIYNPVDDYGRYREDLEFFGGLKVPAANEAVIAKLTEVGALLHAAKLSHSYPHCWRCKKPILFRATEQWFISMEKNELRAKALEHINDVQWIPRWGRERIYGMIENRPDWCVSRQRSWGVPITVFYCEKCGEALADGPTMHHVADLFEQHGSDIWFERDAAQLLPPGSRCGACGNESFTKEMDILDVWFDSGVSFAAVVEARDYLSAPADLYLEGSDQHRGWFHSSLLCAVGTRDQAPYKAVLTHGFVVDGAGKKMSKSMGNVIAPDEVIKKFGAEILRLWVAAQDYRDDIRISQEILQRLSDAYRRIRNTARYILGNLHDFDPVADSVPDGDLLEIDRWALSRLEGLVKRVERSYEEYEFHVLYHAVHNFCSVDMSAFYLDVLKDRLYITPPKGLARRSAQTAMYRILDALTRLIAPVLSFTADEIWTQLPGERAASVHLADFPRFEQSLVDAQLEARYERLLKVRADVAKALELARNEKRIGGSLEARVQLTAPADFQDLLQEYAAELPALFIVSQVELCAALDDAISGENVPGLRVAVTAAAGEKCERCWNYATSVGQWDAHPGVCHRCREALA; from the coding sequence ATGGACTACAAAGAGAGCCTCAATCTGCCCCAAACCGATTTCCCCATGCGCGCCAACCTGCCCCAGCGCGAGCCGGAAATCCTCAAGCGCTGGCAGGACATGAAGCTCTACGAAAAGATCGAGGAAGCCGGCGCCGGCCGCCCGCGCTTCACCCTGCACGATGGCCCGCCCTACGCCAACGGCCATATTCACATCGGCCACGCCCTCAACAAGATCCTCAAGGACATCGTCATCAAAAGCCGCCGCATGCAGGGCTACCACGCCCCCTACGTGCCCGGCTGGGACTGCCACGGCCTGCCCATCGAACTCAAGGTCGACCAGCAGCTCGGCGCGCGCAAGAAAGAGCTGAGCAAGGCCGATATTCGCCGCGAATGCCGAACCTACGCCGACACCTGGGTTGCGACCCAGGGCGAGGAGTTTCAGCGCCTGGGCGTACTGGGTGAGTGGGACAACCCCTACCTGACCATGCACACCGGCTACGAGGCGGCCACGGCTCGCGAACTGGCACGCTTTGCCGAACGCGGCAGCCTCTACAAGGGCAAAAAGCCCATTCACTGGTGCGCTTCCTGCGTGACCGCTCTGGCGGAGGCCGAGGTCGAATACGCCGATCACAGCTCGCCCTCGGTGTACGTCAAGTTCCCCTACCGCCAGGAGTTGCCGCCCGACTACGCGCAACTCGCCGACAAGCCGCTGTCCTTCGTCATCTGGACCACCACCCCCTGGACCATTCCCGCCAACCTCGGGGTGTGCCTCAATCCCGACCTGCCCTATGTGGCCGTGGACATCGGCGCCGAGCGCCTGGTGGTGGCCGAGGGACTTCTCGAAACGGTCATGAAGGATCTCGGCATCAGCGATTTCCACGTCGCCGCCGCCCTCGACGCGCGCGCCTTTGAAGGGCGCGCCTGCCGTCACCCCTTCCACGACCGCGACAGCCTACTGATTCTCGGCGATCACGTCACCCTCGAGGCCGGCACCGGCTGCGTGCACACCGCCCCCGGCCACGGCCAGGACGACTACGTCGTCGGTCTCAAGTACGGTCTCGACATCTACAATCCCGTCGATGACTACGGCCGCTATCGCGAGGATCTGGAGTTCTTCGGCGGCCTCAAGGTTCCAGCGGCCAACGAGGCGGTCATCGCCAAGCTCACCGAGGTCGGCGCGTTGCTGCACGCCGCCAAGCTCTCGCACAGCTACCCGCACTGCTGGCGCTGCAAGAAGCCGATTTTGTTCCGCGCCACCGAGCAGTGGTTTATCTCCATGGAGAAAAACGAGCTGCGTGCCAAGGCCCTGGAGCACATCAACGACGTTCAGTGGATTCCGCGCTGGGGGCGCGAGCGCATCTACGGCATGATCGAGAACCGCCCCGACTGGTGCGTCAGCCGGCAACGCAGCTGGGGCGTGCCGATCACGGTCTTTTATTGTGAAAAATGCGGCGAGGCCCTGGCCGACGGCCCGACCATGCATCACGTCGCGGATCTCTTCGAGCAGCACGGCAGCGACATCTGGTTTGAGCGCGACGCCGCACAGCTTCTGCCGCCCGGCAGCCGTTGCGGGGCCTGCGGTAACGAGAGCTTCACCAAGGAGATGGACATCCTCGATGTGTGGTTCGACTCGGGCGTGTCCTTCGCCGCCGTGGTCGAGGCGCGCGATTACCTGAGCGCGCCGGCCGATCTCTACCTCGAGGGCAGCGATCAGCATCGCGGCTGGTTCCACTCCTCGCTGCTGTGCGCGGTGGGCACCCGCGACCAGGCTCCCTACAAGGCGGTCTTGACCCACGGCTTCGTCGTCGACGGGGCCGGCAAGAAAATGTCCAAATCCATGGGCAACGTCATCGCCCCCGACGAGGTGATCAAGAAATTCGGCGCCGAGATTCTGCGCCTGTGGGTCGCCGCCCAGGATTATCGCGACGACATCCGCATCAGCCAGGAAATCCTGCAGCGCCTCTCCGACGCCTATCGCCGCATCCGCAACACCGCGCGCTACATTCTCGGCAACTTGCACGACTTCGACCCGGTCGCCGACAGCGTGCCCGACGGCGATTTGCTCGAAATCGACCGCTGGGCCCTCTCACGGCTGGAAGGGTTGGTCAAGCGCGTCGAGCGCTCCTACGAGGAATACGAGTTTCACGTGCTCTACCACGCGGTGCACAACTTCTGCAGCGTCGACATGAGCGCCTTTTATCTCGACGTTCTCAAGGACCGGCTCTACATCACCCCGCCCAAGGGCCTCGCGCGGCGCAGCGCCCAGACCGCCATGTACCGCATCCTCGACGCCCTGACCCGGCTCATCGCGCCGGTGCTCTCCTTCACCGCCGACGAAATCTGGACGCAACTGCCCGGCGAGCGCGCCGCGAGCGTGCATCTGGCCGACTTTCCCCGCTTCGAGCAGAGCCTGGTGGACGCCCAGCTTGAAGCGCGCTACGAGCGGCTGCTCAAGGTGCGCGCCGATGTCGCCAAGGCCCTGGAACTGGCCCGCAACGAAAAGCGCATCGGCGGCTCCCTCGAAGCGCGCGTGCAACTGACGGCACCGGCGGACTTCCAGGATTTGCTCCAGGAATACGCCGCGGAACTGCCGGCGCTGTTCATCGTCTCGCAGGTGGAGCTGTGCGCGGCGCTCGATGATGCCATCAGCGGTGAAAACGTACCCGGACTGCGGGTGGCGGTCACCGCCGCCGCGGGCGAGAAGTGCGAACGGTGCTGGAACTACGCCACCAGCGTCGGCCAGTGGGACGCTCACCCCGGCGTCTGCCACCGCTGCCGCGAGGCGCTTGCCTAA
- a CDS encoding ribbon-helix-helix protein, CopG family produces the protein MGKSVENPKRYIISCRISDQEMETLQEIAKAQGTSISTLLRRSLNLLEENHDRPQA, from the coding sequence ATGGGCAAATCCGTTGAAAACCCCAAGCGCTACATCATCTCGTGCCGGATCAGCGACCAGGAAATGGAAACCCTGCAGGAAATCGCCAAGGCCCAGGGCACCAGCATCTCGACCTTGCTGCGCCGCAGCCTCAATCTGCTCGAAGAAAACCACGACCGCCCTCAGGCGTGA
- a CDS encoding Na+/H+ antiporter subunit E translates to MSTEPQSPPRGGVLTALLPRLILLALLWWVLTGGARDGWGLGLLVIVLAVWLSLVLRAPQPWRLSLAGALRFVPYFCWQSVRGGFDVTRRAFSPGLPLAPLLLEHPLRLPPGTARIFLLNTVSLLPGTLSAQLHGDRLVVHGLDGGLPLAQDLRRLESRVAGLFGLRLGGSDG, encoded by the coding sequence ATGTCGACCGAACCCCAATCTCCGCCGCGCGGCGGCGTTCTGACCGCTCTGCTGCCGCGTTTGATTCTTCTGGCCCTACTGTGGTGGGTGCTGACGGGTGGCGCGCGCGACGGCTGGGGCCTGGGCCTGCTGGTCATCGTTCTGGCCGTCTGGCTGTCCCTGGTTCTGCGCGCGCCGCAGCCCTGGCGGCTGAGCTTGGCCGGTGCCCTGCGCTTTGTGCCCTATTTCTGCTGGCAGTCGGTGCGCGGCGGGTTCGATGTGACGCGGCGCGCCTTCTCGCCCGGCCTTCCCCTGGCGCCGCTGCTTCTGGAGCATCCTTTGCGGTTGCCGCCGGGCACGGCCCGGATTTTTTTGCTCAATACCGTCAGCCTGCTGCCCGGCACCCTGAGCGCGCAATTGCACGGCGATCGGCTGGTGGTGCATGGACTCGACGGCGGCCTGCCCCTGGCGCAGGATCTGCGGCGGCTGGAATCTCGGGTGGCGGGTCTCTTCGGATTGCGCCTTGGAGGAAGCGATGGCTGA